In a single window of the Pseudodesulfovibrio profundus genome:
- a CDS encoding sigma 54-interacting transcriptional regulator, whose protein sequence is MSSTILVAMSDAAIHTLIHDILSRRGCRVLSASSLEEAENMTGTTGAEVAFVDMSLDGDVAGFIYRCRSRNIPVVALVDSHLEHPSDYIADIGGMAHMKMPLTRDLIESLARQGIEMHRCWKALSDNGACPHSGLQMQEVLEAVDDAVFLLDADMYLSVANDVGLRQIGGDSDNVVGRPYLSLLPRPSAKLLRETLEQVKASGKERRVEEFVNGHVYSTTVRPVFEGAVLSGMVVVTRDHSAQRRSEEGLAESEKRYRSVYDAARDAIIMFDRADGSILDCNVAARRLYGYSEEAMLEMSIADLSGEPERSMDVIRSGTGRVPLQYHVRKGGAQFPVEMSMSHFMNNDRDVCTAYIRDISQHKMVQEALQEGARLYRAVVEDQTELICRYAPDGLLTFVNGAYARFFGVDEDEIIGHEFFPELAEQERRDLRHWVRQAGPAEPVFDREQQVLRSDGEPRWLLWTNRAILNNRGEVQEVQAVGRDVTERREAERALSVATEEKERYRRNLEATFRSIPDAIISVDSQCRVIATNSAASPFLVLERAKVRGKAMEDLVADSGNPCLTVVKQVLTSGKPVRGYEAKLDLPSLGERMVELNCTPLIDPDKEHSGAVLVIRDVSRIVDLEKRLHERHGFRGIIGRSSRMQDMYKLLEQLSSLESTVLILGESGTGKELVAEALHYGGPRASASMIKVNCSALSESLLESELFGHVRGAFTGAVRDKVGRIQAAQGGSLFLDEIGDISPLIQLKLLRFLEQKEYERVGESKTHSADVRIIAATNVDLMQAVKQGTFREDLYYRLNVMPVALPPLRERQADIPLLADHFLEVFSRQFKKTFSKVSDEVMDIFMSYGWPGNVRELRHILEHACILCPGGAIELRHMRRDLVEQMRMSAYPTAANLPFAERDEGMIAMREQSIPINHNRKVGREVVLEVLNQCGGNKARAARELGIHRATLYRKLKRWGLEE, encoded by the coding sequence GTGAGTTCGACAATACTTGTCGCCATGAGCGATGCCGCCATCCACACGCTGATCCATGACATTCTCTCCCGACGGGGATGTCGGGTTCTGTCGGCGTCTTCTCTTGAGGAGGCTGAGAACATGACCGGTACGACTGGCGCTGAAGTCGCGTTTGTCGACATGAGTCTGGACGGTGATGTGGCAGGATTCATATATCGTTGTCGGAGCCGGAATATCCCTGTCGTGGCTCTGGTCGATTCCCATCTGGAGCATCCTTCTGATTATATTGCCGACATTGGTGGCATGGCCCACATGAAAATGCCGCTGACGCGTGATCTGATCGAATCGCTGGCCCGTCAGGGTATTGAAATGCATCGCTGCTGGAAAGCCCTGTCGGACAATGGTGCTTGTCCGCACAGTGGGCTCCAAATGCAGGAAGTGCTTGAAGCCGTTGATGATGCTGTTTTTCTGCTTGATGCCGACATGTATCTTTCCGTGGCCAACGATGTGGGGCTCCGTCAGATTGGAGGGGATTCAGATAACGTTGTTGGCAGGCCGTACCTGTCCCTGCTTCCGCGCCCTTCGGCCAAGCTGTTGCGAGAGACATTGGAGCAGGTGAAGGCTTCCGGCAAGGAACGTCGCGTTGAGGAATTCGTCAACGGGCATGTCTACTCGACGACAGTTCGTCCGGTTTTTGAAGGGGCCGTATTATCGGGTATGGTTGTTGTCACGCGTGATCATTCTGCCCAGCGTCGTTCGGAGGAAGGATTGGCTGAAAGTGAAAAGCGGTACCGTTCGGTATATGACGCTGCGCGTGATGCCATCATCATGTTCGACAGGGCCGACGGCTCCATCCTTGATTGCAACGTAGCTGCCCGCAGACTCTATGGCTACTCCGAAGAAGCCATGCTGGAGATGTCCATAGCCGATCTTTCCGGCGAGCCGGAGCGATCCATGGATGTCATCCGCTCCGGTACAGGACGTGTGCCGTTGCAATACCATGTCCGCAAAGGCGGCGCACAGTTCCCGGTGGAAATGTCCATGAGTCATTTCATGAACAACGACCGTGATGTTTGCACCGCATATATTCGTGATATTTCCCAGCATAAAATGGTGCAGGAAGCCCTGCAGGAAGGCGCCCGTCTGTACCGGGCCGTGGTCGAGGACCAGACTGAACTGATCTGCCGCTATGCGCCTGATGGGCTGCTGACTTTCGTCAACGGTGCCTATGCCCGGTTCTTCGGTGTGGATGAGGATGAAATCATCGGCCATGAATTTTTCCCGGAACTGGCGGAACAGGAACGGCGTGACCTGCGTCACTGGGTTCGCCAAGCCGGTCCTGCCGAGCCGGTTTTCGACAGGGAGCAGCAGGTTCTGCGTTCTGATGGGGAACCGCGGTGGTTGTTATGGACCAATCGGGCCATACTCAACAATCGGGGCGAAGTGCAGGAGGTCCAGGCAGTGGGCCGGGATGTCACCGAACGTCGGGAAGCCGAACGGGCATTAAGCGTCGCCACCGAGGAAAAAGAACGGTACCGGCGGAATCTGGAAGCGACATTCCGAAGTATCCCTGACGCCATTATTTCCGTGGACAGCCAGTGTCGGGTGATCGCCACCAACAGCGCGGCCAGCCCTTTTCTCGTGCTTGAGCGGGCCAAGGTCCGCGGCAAGGCCATGGAAGATCTGGTCGCCGATTCCGGCAATCCCTGCCTGACCGTGGTCAAACAGGTTTTGACCAGCGGGAAACCGGTTCGCGGGTACGAGGCAAAGCTGGACCTCCCATCCCTTGGCGAGCGCATGGTGGAACTGAATTGCACGCCGCTGATCGATCCCGACAAGGAACATTCCGGTGCGGTCCTGGTTATTCGCGATGTCTCGCGTATTGTTGATTTGGAGAAACGACTGCATGAGCGTCACGGTTTCCGTGGCATTATCGGTCGAAGCTCGCGCATGCAGGACATGTACAAGCTCCTGGAGCAGCTTTCGTCCCTGGAATCCACCGTGCTTATCCTTGGCGAATCCGGCACAGGCAAGGAACTTGTAGCCGAGGCGTTGCATTACGGCGGTCCGAGGGCCAGTGCATCCATGATCAAGGTCAACTGTTCGGCCCTTTCCGAGAGTCTTCTCGAGAGCGAACTGTTCGGACATGTACGCGGCGCATTCACCGGTGCGGTCCGTGACAAGGTCGGCAGGATTCAGGCGGCGCAGGGCGGGTCGTTGTTTCTGGATGAAATCGGGGATATTTCTCCACTCATTCAGCTCAAGCTGCTTCGGTTCCTTGAGCAGAAGGAATATGAGCGCGTGGGTGAATCAAAAACCCATTCCGCGGATGTGCGTATCATAGCCGCAACCAACGTGGATCTCATGCAGGCCGTCAAGCAGGGGACGTTTCGTGAGGATTTGTATTACCGGTTGAATGTCATGCCCGTGGCACTGCCGCCCCTGCGAGAGCGTCAGGCGGATATCCCTCTCCTGGCCGATCATTTTCTGGAAGTCTTTTCCCGCCAGTTCAAGAAGACGTTCTCCAAAGTCTCGGATGAGGTGATGGATATTTTCATGAGTTATGGCTGGCCCGGTAATGTCCGCGAGTTGCGGCACATTCTTGAGCATGCCTGCATTCTGTGCCCTGGTGGGGCCATCGAGTTGCGGCATATGCGTCGCGATCTCGTGGAGCAGATGCGAATGAGCGCCTATCCGACAGCGGCTAATTTACCTTTTGCCGAGCGGGATGAGGGCATGATTGCCATGAGAGAACAGTCCATTCCGATCAATCACAATCGCAAGGTGGGACGGGAAGTCGTTCTGGAAGTTCTCAACCAGTGTGGTGGCAACAAGGCTCGTGCAGCGCGGGAGCTGGGAATCCATCGGGCAACCCTGTACCGCAAACTGAAGCGATGGGGGCTGGAAGAATAG
- a CDS encoding thioredoxin family protein, with product MEQNNLVEVLEPQRFDVELQGTSLLLLAFLKRNERFRSQTDVLTRACNGFGYPLECFVYDFDYLDTAMERFKIKGTPTFLLFSEGQEVNRLIGETDSESLEEFVRSSLEEDVATRL from the coding sequence TTGGAACAGAATAATTTGGTAGAAGTCCTTGAGCCACAACGATTCGATGTGGAGCTGCAAGGGACTTCCCTTCTACTTTTAGCTTTTCTCAAGCGCAATGAACGCTTCAGAAGCCAGACCGATGTCCTGACAAGGGCGTGCAATGGTTTTGGGTACCCTCTGGAGTGCTTTGTATATGATTTCGACTACCTCGATACGGCAATGGAGCGTTTCAAGATCAAGGGAACGCCGACTTTCCTGCTGTTTTCCGAAGGGCAGGAGGTCAACAGATTGATCGGTGAAACCGACAGCGAATCACTGGAGGAGTTCGTACGCTCTTCATTGGAAGAGGACGTAGCTACCAGATTATAA
- a CDS encoding diguanylate cyclase domain-containing protein: protein MILSSLVGGLAYAFYSYELRSVVSWVLEQEMAGVDLRTVMIEEHLDRVDTDLSILKDVAQIRKYATTGNKDQLEGVQELFMAFIRENEVYDQIRLLDAKGMELVRVNRNSGLPVAVGADQLQFKGLRYYFKDTALLRPGEVYVSPMDLNIEQGKVEIPFKPMIRFGVPLYDENYELSCVLIINYMADRLLGLLRKTGQLTQGQTMLVNRDGYWLLAPDVEDQWGFMFPERTNRRFSRRFPQYWDAIQNSERGQIIKGNVLISFTTIKPLRDEFLWSPGSSAPFGESQGVLNAQDYYWKLISFVSNTHKYEQSYEEFLNYFAKGAVGAASVALLALGVSFLTMRNRFYQMCGRCDLQISFHDYESFSTLLQETVRKCRDEERRSALIVVRFEDFENLIGDYGFELANDILLQVVVRVRSILPEEAVLSRTDSNELGVLLEQIKNRDEGERLIAACRQVLTEPFVSKGDRFTPEIHVGLAIFPEDGETAVQLKAAARIGKPLVSD from the coding sequence GTGATTCTTTCTTCTCTGGTAGGCGGCCTTGCCTATGCTTTCTATTCCTATGAACTCAGATCGGTCGTCAGTTGGGTCCTGGAACAGGAGATGGCAGGCGTTGACCTGCGTACGGTGATGATCGAGGAGCACCTCGACAGGGTTGATACCGACCTCAGTATTTTGAAAGACGTTGCCCAGATTCGTAAGTATGCCACCACTGGCAACAAGGATCAGTTGGAGGGAGTGCAGGAACTTTTCATGGCATTCATTCGTGAAAACGAGGTGTATGATCAGATTCGACTCCTCGATGCCAAGGGGATGGAGCTGGTACGCGTCAATCGTAACAGCGGTCTTCCCGTGGCTGTTGGTGCCGATCAATTGCAGTTCAAAGGGCTTCGCTACTATTTCAAGGACACCGCTTTGCTCCGACCCGGCGAGGTGTACGTTTCGCCCATGGATCTGAACATCGAACAGGGCAAGGTGGAAATCCCGTTCAAACCGATGATCCGTTTCGGCGTCCCCCTGTATGATGAGAATTATGAATTGTCGTGCGTGTTGATCATCAACTACATGGCTGATCGCTTGTTGGGGTTGTTGCGTAAAACCGGGCAGTTGACTCAGGGGCAAACCATGCTCGTCAACAGGGATGGGTATTGGTTGCTTGCTCCGGATGTGGAGGATCAGTGGGGATTCATGTTTCCCGAACGCACCAATCGACGATTTTCCCGCCGGTTTCCTCAGTACTGGGACGCCATACAGAACAGCGAGCGCGGCCAGATCATCAAAGGAAATGTCCTCATTTCATTTACGACAATCAAACCGCTTCGTGACGAGTTTTTATGGAGCCCGGGATCATCTGCTCCTTTTGGGGAGAGTCAAGGCGTGCTTAACGCGCAGGATTATTATTGGAAGCTGATTTCCTTTGTGTCCAATACGCATAAATACGAGCAGTCGTACGAGGAGTTCCTTAATTATTTCGCCAAGGGAGCAGTTGGTGCGGCTTCGGTGGCCCTGCTTGCGCTCGGTGTGTCGTTTTTAACGATGCGCAACCGATTCTATCAGATGTGCGGACGGTGTGATCTGCAAATTTCGTTTCACGATTATGAATCGTTCTCCACTCTTTTGCAGGAAACCGTAAGAAAATGTCGGGATGAGGAAAGGCGATCTGCGCTGATTGTGGTTCGGTTCGAGGATTTCGAGAATCTCATTGGCGACTATGGATTTGAATTGGCTAACGATATCCTGTTGCAGGTGGTGGTTCGTGTCAGAAGTATCCTGCCGGAAGAGGCGGTTTTATCCCGGACAGATTCCAATGAGTTGGGTGTCCTCCTAGAGCAGATAAAGAATCGGGATGAAGGAGAGCGACTCATAGCTGCTTGCCGTCAGGTATTAACTGAACCGTTCGTATCCAAAGGGGACAGGTTCACGCCGGAGATACATGTTGGCCTTGCCATCTTCCCGGAGGATGGCGAGACTGCCGTGCAACTGAAAGCCGCCGCACGGATTGGCAAGCCGCTGGTGAGCGACTAG
- a CDS encoding MarR family winged helix-turn-helix transcriptional regulator: MSDPTLLTQRIVEFYEKLSSWEHSVVRDQGLTLPQVHALEILGTHKALRMKELAEKMGVTTGTLTVLADRLVKAEMIQRKPHEKDRRSILVELTEKGQAVFEEHDALHHQLTHDITVSLSEEECEQFSSLLEKINREF; encoded by the coding sequence ATGTCCGACCCAACCCTTCTGACACAACGTATCGTGGAATTTTATGAAAAACTCTCTTCATGGGAGCACAGCGTGGTGCGCGATCAGGGGCTGACCCTGCCGCAGGTCCACGCACTGGAGATACTGGGCACGCATAAGGCACTTCGCATGAAGGAATTGGCAGAGAAAATGGGCGTCACCACCGGAACCCTGACAGTCCTTGCCGACAGGCTGGTGAAAGCCGAAATGATTCAACGCAAGCCCCATGAAAAGGACAGGCGTTCGATACTGGTGGAGTTGACGGAAAAGGGGCAGGCGGTCTTTGAAGAGCATGATGCCCTTCACCACCAACTGACTCACGACATCACCGTTTCCCTGTCGGAAGAGGAATGCGAGCAGTTCTCCTCGCTGCTGGAAAAAATCAACAGGGAATTCTAG
- a CDS encoding sulfite exporter TauE/SafE family protein, translating to MDSLFWVAMQSSLFLGLIHGVNPCGHSWVVLAPFVAGDKSGKRVFSLTTAFIIGTTVGCLAIGLFLGSVSASLPESTRYFTDIITASIIILLGAILLWRPHLLHSHDHDHDHDHGCGCPGHGHDHGHTCSEHDHSHEHDHDHSHQHEHDHSHGHHHHAHKPISAKRSTIWGLATLGFVNMIVPCPTVAIMYSYALESASPMQAVSVFASYALGTAIALAGVIYAIYKVTDLMRKLQKPWIEPAIMRTVGVLTIFFGFYTLYLDFAPA from the coding sequence ATGGACTCACTCTTTTGGGTTGCCATGCAATCCAGCCTCTTCCTCGGACTCATTCACGGCGTCAACCCCTGCGGACATTCCTGGGTCGTGCTGGCCCCATTCGTTGCCGGAGACAAAAGCGGCAAACGGGTCTTCAGCCTGACAACCGCATTCATCATCGGCACCACTGTCGGCTGTCTCGCCATCGGCCTTTTTCTTGGGAGCGTTTCCGCAAGTCTGCCGGAATCGACACGCTATTTCACCGACATCATCACGGCATCCATCATCATCCTGCTGGGAGCCATCCTGCTGTGGCGACCGCACTTGCTGCACAGCCACGACCACGATCACGACCATGACCACGGTTGCGGCTGTCCGGGCCACGGACATGACCACGGGCATACCTGCTCCGAGCACGATCATTCGCATGAGCATGACCACGATCACTCGCACCAACACGAGCACGATCATTCACACGGCCATCACCACCATGCACACAAACCCATCAGCGCCAAACGCTCAACGATTTGGGGACTCGCCACCCTCGGCTTCGTAAACATGATCGTGCCATGCCCTACTGTCGCCATCATGTACTCCTACGCCCTTGAGTCGGCCAGTCCGATGCAGGCGGTATCGGTTTTCGCCAGCTACGCTTTAGGTACGGCGATTGCGCTTGCCGGAGTGATTTATGCAATATACAAGGTAACGGATTTGATGCGTAAATTGCAAAAACCGTGGATCGAGCCAGCCATCATGCGAACGGTGGGCGTGCTCACGATCTTCTTTGGCTTTTATACCCTGTACCTTGACTTTGCCCCGGCCTAG